AACCACAGGGCCAGGCGCGGCACCAGCTGCCACCAGTCCAGGCCGACTTCCCACAAGGCCCACAGCGTGCTACCGAGCAGCACCAGGCCATACAGGCCCAGGGCGTTGCGGCGCAGGGCCAGCAAGAGGATGCCGGACAGGGCAAAGCCGATGCCGGCGATCAGGTAATACAGCGAACCGCCCAGCTGGCTCAGTTTGATACCGCCAGCCAGCAGGGCCAGGCCCATCAGCAACAACAGCACACCGATCAGTCGCGGCAGCCAGCGGGTTCTACTCAAGGCACCATCAGTGCTCATCGTGTGTTCTCCGTTAGGTGAAAAGGGTGGTTAGAAACTGCTCTGGATCTTGATCCCGCCGATCAGCGCGTCATCGACCTGGCTCACGCCACCGGGGTGGCGGATGTATTGCAGGTTCGGGCGCACGGTCAGCCAGTCGGCCAGGTGGATGCCGTAGTACAGCTCGGCGCTGTATTCGGTGTCCTGGATCGGACGGAACAGGGAGTCGTTGAAGTCGCTGACGTCGCGGGCCTGGTTGATGGCCTGGGCGTTCTTGCGGTAGGCAGGGTTGACGTGCACGCGTGCCAGGGCGAAACCGATGTCGTCCTTGGCGCGGGCATCGAAGGGCCCCTTGTACACCACACCTGCCTGAACATAGTTGTCGATGGCATTGGTCTTCTTGTCGTGCAGCGTGGCGTTGGCGAATACGCTCAAACCACGCGAATGGTCAGATGCCAGCGACGTCACCTGTTGCTGGGCACCGAGCCAGAAGCCGTGCTTGCTCGAACTGCTGCGGTAAGCCTGGCCGCTCAGTGCTGCCGGTTGATCGTTGCTGTCCTTGTAGACATCGCTTGCCTTGGCATTACTGTAGTAGTAACCGGCGCGATATTCCCCTTTCAGGCCATTGACCGCCGGGCTCCACACCAGTTCGACCGGAATCACCGCGCCCTGGGTGCCGCTGCCGCTGAGCTTGAAGCCGTTGCCGCGATCAAGGTTGGAAGGGTTCTGTTCGTAGGCGCCGATCTGCGCGTACAGCTCGGGAGTCAGGTTGTACTTGACCCGCAGGGCCCACTGGCTGACCGGCCAGTTGTACCAGATGTCACCGACCCAGTTGCCCACCTGCGAGCCGCAGAACGCCAGGTTCTGGAAGTCGCACGGGAAGCTGTTGAAGTCCTCGCCCTGGCCGAAGCGGCCGAATTTCACATCCAGCGCGCCGTCGAAGTATTTTTGCTTGATCCACATCTGCGTCAGCCGCCAGGTCTGCCCACGTCCCCAGACTTCCTGGGCCGAGGTAAAGCCGCCAACGCGCGGGTCGTTGATGCGGTCATTACTGATGTTGTTGCCGTGACGCTCGGTGACCGTCAGCTGGAACTCGGCATCATGCCAGCCAAGGATCTTCTGCAGGTCCAGGTGGGTGCCGAGGGCGAACTGGTCGCTGTAGCGCGCGGTCTTGTCGTTGTCATGGCCGCCGTGCAGGTTGGCGCCCATCTCGCCGGTATAACCAAGGGTGAAGTCGTAGCCGCGTTCAGCCAGCTCCGTGCGGGTGCCGCCCCAATCGCCAAGCATCCATGGCGAGTCGCTGGCGAACATCGCCGCGGCCTGGGCGCAAGGCGCGAGGCTGGCGATGGCCAGACCCGAAAGCAGTGTCCGGGTGGCGGGGGAAAAGCGGAAACGATCGTTCTGAGGCATGAGATAGCGCTATCTTTTGATTATTGAAAAAACGGCAAGGCCACCGAGTTCCGAGGATCATCGGCGATAAAGCTGCAGGGAAATAGACTGAAGCGGTTCAGCTTGCGGCGGGGAGGATATAGCTGAACTTGTAAGAAAAAAAGTCAATTCAGCAAGAGGCACCGTTGCCGGATTGGTAACAGTGCGGTTGAGGCAGGCGACTCTGATCCGCTGTGGGAGCCAGCAAGGCCGGCGCCCACAGGGAGCTATTGCTTTAGAAGGTGGTACGCAAGCCGACTTCGACACTGCGCCCTGGTGCCGGGGCGATGTCACGCAGGATCGAACTTGAGTAGCGCACGGTCTGGTCGGTCAGGTTCTCGCCCCGGACGAAGGCCAGCCACTGGCTCTGGCCGATATCGAAGCGGTAGCCGACGCTGGCG
This portion of the Pseudomonas sp. SORT22 genome encodes:
- a CDS encoding carbohydrate porin, with protein sequence MPQNDRFRFSPATRTLLSGLAIASLAPCAQAAAMFASDSPWMLGDWGGTRTELAERGYDFTLGYTGEMGANLHGGHDNDKTARYSDQFALGTHLDLQKILGWHDAEFQLTVTERHGNNISNDRINDPRVGGFTSAQEVWGRGQTWRLTQMWIKQKYFDGALDVKFGRFGQGEDFNSFPCDFQNLAFCGSQVGNWVGDIWYNWPVSQWALRVKYNLTPELYAQIGAYEQNPSNLDRGNGFKLSGSGTQGAVIPVELVWSPAVNGLKGEYRAGYYYSNAKASDVYKDSNDQPAALSGQAYRSSSSKHGFWLGAQQQVTSLASDHSRGLSVFANATLHDKKTNAIDNYVQAGVVYKGPFDARAKDDIGFALARVHVNPAYRKNAQAINQARDVSDFNDSLFRPIQDTEYSAELYYGIHLADWLTVRPNLQYIRHPGGVSQVDDALIGGIKIQSSF